CCTGATCAACTATGGTGTCAGTTTCCCAATGTTCGATAAGGTGGATGTGAACGGCGACAATGCGCACCCCGTGTTCAGGTACCTGAAGTCGAATTTGGGTGGGCTGTTCGGCAGCAGGATCAAGTGGAACTTCACCAAATTCCTGGTGGATGCCGACGGCAATCCCGTAAAGCGCTTCGCCCCGATCACCAAACCGGAGAAAATTGAGCCCTACATCGAGAAGCTGCTGGCACAGAAGAAGGCTTAAAAGCAGGCAGCCTATACTTGCAGGCATGGCGGATGTAAACTGCCGTTAACTGTAAATCAGAATAATCATACTTAACCAGGTGCGACAGTTGTATTGAAATCGGAAAACAGAAGCAGAGAGCGGAAGAGACATCCGAAAGTATAGCTTATCCTGAATTTGTCTCTTGTAAAGCCTCCTTATACTTTAAGCTGTTTAATGCTTATTTATTTTGCACTTATACACCAACCAGTGTTTTGAAATCATAAATAATAACTTACATTGCAGTGGACAAAACGCGCCCCTAAAATATAAGTTATATGATAAGCTTACTTAAGAAAGTTAAATTACAGGAAATGATTCGGCAGAACATCATCAAGCCTTTCCTGCCCAAGTATGAAGTGGTTTGCACTACCTATCAGGTAATTCCGGGCCTTCCGGTAAACGGCAACCACCAGAAGCATGCTTTTGACAAAGGTGCCTCTCTGGAAGCCAGAAACTTCTATGTGAAGGTGATTAACTCTGACCTGACCAAAACCATGGCCCCGGTGGAAGTGCACCTGAAGCGCCGCGGCAAAACGATTGAGAAGCAGAACTTCGGTCCGGTGGAGGAGCTAAAGAAATTCAACGTAGTGTAC
Above is a window of Pontibacter akesuensis DNA encoding:
- a CDS encoding glutathione peroxidase, translated to MASEFHQLEAKTLQGQDVQMDAFKGKVVLVVNTASQCGLTPQYEGLEELYRKHKDEGLVILGFPCNQFGNQEPGGRKEIEEGCLINYGVSFPMFDKVDVNGDNAHPVFRYLKSNLGGLFGSRIKWNFTKFLVDADGNPVKRFAPITKPEKIEPYIEKLLAQKKA